The Streptomyces sp. NBC_00454 DNA segment CAGGTGCTTCATGGTCTTCCTCCTCAGTGGGACGGCCGTGCTCATGATGGTGTGAGGGGCGACCGTCCCTGGGTAGGGCTGTCCGGGGCTTTGAGGTGGTCTGGCCACCAGTACCGCTCCTTCAGTCGTGGGCGATGACGGCTACGGGGGCTGCTGCGTGGTGCAGGACCGCGTGGGCGACCGAGCCCAGGTGCGCCCCGAGGGCGGAGCGGCGAAGATGGCGCCCCACGACGACGAGTCCCGCTCCTTGCGAGGCCCGAACGAGATGCTCGCCCGCGGATCCCATGAACACGTTGTGGCTGACATTCACGTCGGGGAACTTGCGCTGCCAGGGCAGCAGCATGTCGTCCACCATGTGTGTGACGCTCCTGCCGATGTCCCGTTCGTTGTCCGGGTCGAAGAAGGGGACGTAACTGTAGGCGGCCGGCATCTTCCAGCCGTGCACGGCCCGCAGCGGGCAGTCGCGCCGGGCCGCCTCCTCGAAGGCGAAGGTGAGTACCCGGTCGCACGCTTCATGGATGTCGACACCCACGACGATCTCAGCGCCGGAGCCGGTGCCCGGGCCGTCGGGGTCGTCGGTGACGCGAACGAGGACGACCGGGGTGTCGGTCGCGACCACGGTGGACATCGCCACCGAGCCGACGACGAAACCGACCAGGCCGCCCAGACCGCGCGATCCCAGGACCAGCAGGCCGGCGTCGGCGGCCTCGGCCGCGAGAGCGGCTGCCGGCCGTGCCGTCAGGCAGCGGGTCGTGATCTCCAGGTGCGGGTGGCGCCCGTGCAGCTCCGTCGCGGCCTCGGCCAGAGCCTGGTCCGCCCAGCGGTCCACGTCCTGGCGGCCCAGTCCGGGGAACATCGGGTCCAGGGGCCAGTCGACGGCGTGCACGAGGCGGAGCGGCACCTGCCGCAGGACGGCCTCGTGCGCGGCCCAGCGTGCTGCTGCCCGGCTCTCAGGGGAGCCGTCGACTCCGACGGTCACGTGGTTCTTCATGGCTTCGATTCCCTTCGTACGGTCCGGCGCTCATCACCACGGCATGGCGTGCCGGGCACGGTCCGCGTGCATGCCTGCCGTGTCGTCGGTTCGGGCGGTGATGCGTGATGCCACGGCGACGACCCCGTCGAGTTGTTCGACGAGGCCGAGAAGCGCAGGGAGCTGACTCCTACGCTCGACACGGCCCTCCAAAGTGACGATGCCGTCGACCACATGGACGTCGACGTCACCGGCCGGCACACCGAGCACCTCCGTGAGGACCTCGTCGGTGATACGCCGGCGCATCTCGGAGTCCGGGCGCAGGAACAGGCGGAGCAGGTCCCGGCGGGTGACGATGCCGACGAGCCGGTCCTCCACGTCCACGACGGGGAGGCGTTCGATGCCGCGACGGGTCATCAGCCGGGCGGCGTCAGCCACTGTCTCTTCGGCGTGAACGGTGACCGCCGGCGCGGACATGACCTCGCCCGCGGTGGGCGGACCAGGCGCCGGGGGGCTCTGCTCAGAGGGATGGGAGCCCGACACCGTGTGGGCCAGCAGGTCGGTCTGCGAGACGACGCCCACCACGCGGTCCTCGTCGTCCAGGACAGGGACTCCCGAGATGTCGTACTGGGCGAGGAGCTTCGCGACGTCCTTGAAACCGGTGCCCGGGGCCACGGACACGACCTCGTCGGTCATCAGGTTCGCCACCTTGAGATGTTTCATGAGGCCCTCCTGCTCCGCCGTGTCACGCGAGGCTGGTGTCCGGTGTGGGGTGTGTCCCCACCATCCGTCGAAGGCCGCCGGCGATCGAGGGCCGAACGGTCCCGTCCGGGGGGCCGCAAGGGCCCGAGGTCTCCGGTCGACGACGATGGGGACCTTTGGTCCCGTCTGCGGTCCCGGGCGGCCCTCTTGCCGAAACGGCGGCGGTGCCACCGTGGGTGGTGTCCCTCATCGGCTTCTCGGTTGGGAGGAATCGTGGAAAGCACATTCCGCACCCCGGACACCAGCTCGGTCACCGTCGGCGTGGACGGCTCACAGTCGGCGCGCGTCGCTGCCCTGTGGGCGGCCAAGGAGGCCGCACGCCGTGACCGCCCCCTCCACATCGTCTACGGCTCCGACACCGACGGCAGGGCCTTGTACGTGTCGGCGGAGACCATCGACCGTATCCGTGTCAACGGCCGGGCCATCCTTGACGAGACGGCGAAGGCCGTGTCGGCCGAGTACCCCGGGTTGAACGTGACCACCGAGTTCAGCCGCGCGAGCGCCGTCGACAGCCTTCACCGGGCCGGCGGGCTCCACGGCACGGTCGTGGTGGGCAACCGCGGGCTGGGCGGTTTCAACTCCCTCATGCTCGGCTCGGTCGGGCTGGGCACCGCGGCCATCGCCATGACGCCCGTCATCGTCGTCCGGGGCATCGACGGGGCCGAGGAGACCGGCACGGTCCTCGCGGCGATCCGCGATGAGCACGACCTCCTGATCGCCCGGTACGCCGCCCGGGAAGCCGAGCTGCACAAGGCCTCCCTGCGGCTCCTGCACGTGTGGAACGTGCTCCAGTCCGTAGGTGAGGTGGTCAGCATGCTCGACGGCGTCGACGAGATCGCCGGCGGCCGTGCAGAGACCCTTCGGGCCGTCACGGACGTGGTCCGCGGCGAGTTCCCCGACCTGGAGGTGCAGGCCGATGCGGAGAAGAGCATCTCCGTGGCCGGTGTCCTGGTCGAGGCGTCCCGGCACGCCGACCTGCTCGTCATGGGCGGCCGCCGGATCCCAGGGCCCCTCGGACTCGCCCCCAGCCTGGGCAAGGCCACGCACAGCCTGCTGCACCACGCCCACTGCCCCGTCCTCCTCATCCCCCGGACCGGCAGCGACTTCGGGAGCCGGTCATGACCATCCACCTGACAGGAAGCCATGGCATCGTCGTGGGCATCGACCCGGACAGGGACTGGCACCTTTCCTGGCCTGGGCCGCCGACGAGGCACAACGGCGCCGGCTCCCGCTACGCCTGGTGCTCGCGGTACCGCCCCAGCACGACACCCATCACGTCGACGACACCCCCGGTCAGACGGCCCTGCGGCAGGCCGCATCCGACAGGCTCGGCCAAGCGTGCAACTGGGTGCGTGACCGCCACCCCGAGGTGGCCGTCACCGGCGATCTGCTCGGCGGCTTCCCCGTCCCCGTCCTGGGCGGCGCGGCGCGAGAAGCCCGCATGATCGTCCTCGGCTCCCGGCACCTGAGCCGCACCGCCGAGTTCTTCAGCGCCGGCTCGCTCGTGGTCCCCGTCACTGCCCAGGCCCATTGCCCGGTCGTCGTCGTGGGCGACGCCGAACACATCAGCCAGCAGCCGCCCTACGTCGTCGCCGGTATCGACGGCAGCGCGTCCGCCACTGCCGCGCTGGACTTCGCCTTCGACGAGCCGACCTCCGGGGGGCGGCGCTGCGGGTCGCCCGCGTGGCAGCCGCCGCTCATCATGCTGAACGACGAAGAGGTGGCACTGCACGCCCAGCGCACCCTGCTCTCCGAGGCCACCGCCGGCCTGTCGGACAAGTACCCGGACGTGCACGTGACGCACGAAGTCCTCGCCGGCCACCCCGTCGAGGAACTCGCCCGGGCCGCCGAGCACGCCCTGGCCGTCGTCGTGGGCCGCCGCGGCCGCGGCGGATACACCGGCATGCGCATCGGATCCGTCGTCCACGGCCTCCTGCACCGCGCGCACTGCCCCGTGATCACCGTCCCCACTGGCTGAGCCCGCCATGACCAGCCGCGCGATCGAAACGCCGTCCGTCGCCCTCGGCCCCGACAGGGCTGGACACGGGCCGAGGCCGAACGCCGGCTGGCCGCTACATGGACGCAACGAGGTGCACCTCCGCGACCTGCACCCCTCCGCCGCCGGGTACTGGCGCAGCTGCGTGATCCGCTGATCATGGTGCTGCTCGGTGCCGCACCCTGACCATCGCGATCGGCGACCACCCGGACGCCGTCGTCATCGGCCTGGTGGTCGTCTTCAACACGACCGTGGGAGTGGCCCAGGAGGTCCGGGCGGACCGCGCGGTCGCCGCGCTCTCCGCGCTCTCTGCCCCGCACGCCCGGGTGCTGCGCGACGGCGCCGCCTACGAAGTGCCGGCAGCGCTCGTGGTACTGGGTGACAGCCTGCTGTTGGGCGAGGGTGACATCGTCGCCGCGGACGCCGATCTCACCGAGGCATCCGCTCTCCTGATGGACGAGTCGATGCTCACCGGCGAATCGGAACCCGTCGCCAAATCCACGGGTGACGTGGTCAGCGCCGGCACCGTCGTGGTGCGCGGGCGAGGTGTGGCGACG contains these protein-coding regions:
- a CDS encoding universal stress protein, translated to MESTFRTPDTSSVTVGVDGSQSARVAALWAAKEAARRDRPLHIVYGSDTDGRALYVSAETIDRIRVNGRAILDETAKAVSAEYPGLNVTTEFSRASAVDSLHRAGGLHGTVVVGNRGLGGFNSLMLGSVGLGTAAIAMTPVIVVRGIDGAEETGTVLAAIRDEHDLLIARYAAREAELHKASLRLLHVWNVLQSVGEVVSMLDGVDEIAGGRAETLRAVTDVVRGEFPDLEVQADAEKSISVAGVLVEASRHADLLVMGGRRIPGPLGLAPSLGKATHSLLHHAHCPVLLIPRTGSDFGSRS
- a CDS encoding CBS domain-containing protein, translating into MKHLKVANLMTDEVVSVAPGTGFKDVAKLLAQYDISGVPVLDDEDRVVGVVSQTDLLAHTVSGSHPSEQSPPAPGPPTAGEVMSAPAVTVHAEETVADAARLMTRRGIERLPVVDVEDRLVGIVTRRDLLRLFLRPDSEMRRRITDEVLTEVLGVPAGDVDVHVVDGIVTLEGRVERRSQLPALLGLVEQLDGVVAVASRITARTDDTAGMHADRARHAMPW
- a CDS encoding universal stress protein; this encodes MKNHVTVGVDGSPESRAAARWAAHEAVLRQVPLRLVHAVDWPLDPMFPGLGRQDVDRWADQALAEAATELHGRHPHLEITTRCLTARPAAALAAEAADAGLLVLGSRGLGGLVGFVVGSVAMSTVVATDTPVVLVRVTDDPDGPGTGSGAEIVVGVDIHEACDRVLTFAFEEAARRDCPLRAVHGWKMPAAYSYVPFFDPDNERDIGRSVTHMVDDMLLPWQRKFPDVNVSHNVFMGSAGEHLVRASQGAGLVVVGRHLRRSALGAHLGSVAHAVLHHAAAPVAVIAHD
- a CDS encoding universal stress protein is translated as MLAVPPQHDTHHVDDTPGQTALRQAASDRLGQACNWVRDRHPEVAVTGDLLGGFPVPVLGGAAREARMIVLGSRHLSRTAEFFSAGSLVVPVTAQAHCPVVVVGDAEHISQQPPYVVAGIDGSASATAALDFAFDEPTSGGRRCGSPAWQPPLIMLNDEEVALHAQRTLLSEATAGLSDKYPDVHVTHEVLAGHPVEELARAAEHALAVVVGRRGRGGYTGMRIGSVVHGLLHRAHCPVITVPTG